Proteins co-encoded in one Muntiacus reevesi chromosome 13, mMunRee1.1, whole genome shotgun sequence genomic window:
- the ZNF330 gene encoding zinc finger protein 330, with the protein MPKKKTGARKKAENRREREKQLRASRSTIDLAKHPCNASMECDKCQRRQKNRAFCYFCNSVQKVPICAQCGKTKCMMKSSDCVIKHAGVYSTGLAMVGAICDFCEAWVCHGRKCLSTHACACPLTDAECVECERGVWDHGGRIFSCSFCHNFLCEDDQFEHQASCQVLEAETFKCVSCNRLGQHSCLRCKACFCDDHTRSKVFKQEKGKQPPCPKCGHETQETKDLSMSTRSLKFGRQTGGEEGDGASGYDAYWKNLASNKYAGASYHDEEEDEYEAEDDEEEEDEGGKDSDAESSDLFTNLNLGRTYASGYAHYEEQEN; encoded by the exons atgccTAAAAAAAAGACTGGTGCAAGGAAGAAGGCAGAGAACCGCCGGGAACGTGAAAAACAGCTAAGAGCATCAAGAAGCACCATAGATTTAGCTAAACATCCATGCAATGCGTCAATG gAATGTGACAAGTGTCAGAG GCGGCAGAAGAATAGAGCGTTCTGCTACTTTTGTAATTCTGTACAGAAGGTACCAATTTGTGCACAGTGTG GGAAAACAAAGTGCATGATGAAGTCTTCAGACTGTGTCATAAAGCATGCTGGTGTCTACAGTACTGGCCTTGCCATGGTG GGTGCGATATGTGACTTCTGTGAAGCTTGGGTCTGTCATGGGAGGAAATGTCTCAGCACGCACGCCTGTGCCTGCCCGCTTACTGATGCTGAGTGTGTGGAATGTGAACGGGGTGTGTGGGACCACG GAGGCAGAATTTTCAGTTGTTCTTTTTGCCATAACTTTCTTTGTGAAGATGATCAGTTTGAACATCAAGCCAGCTGCCAGGTCTTAGAAGCGGAAACATTTAAAT GTGTTTCATGCAATCGGCTTGGTCAACATTCCTGTCTCCGTTGTAAg GCTTGTTTCTGTGATGATCATACAAGGAGCAAGGTGTTtaagcaagaaaaaggaaaacagcctCCCTGCCCTAAATGTGGACACGAAACTCAGGAAACTAAGGATCTTAGCATGTCAA CACGCTCCCTGAAATTTGGCAGGCAAACTGGAGGTGAAGAGGGAGATGGAGCTTCTGGATATGATGCCTATTGGAAGAACCTTGCATCTAATAAGTATGCTGGTGCTAGCTACCATGATGAGGAAGAAGATGAGTACGAAGCAGAAGATGACgaagaggaagaagatgaagGTGGAAAAGATTCAGATGCTGAGTCATCAGATTTGTTTACTAATTTGAATTTGGGAAGGACCTATGCTAGTGGCTATGCTCACTATGAGGAACAAGAGAACTAG